A genomic stretch from Erigeron canadensis isolate Cc75 chromosome 9, C_canadensis_v1, whole genome shotgun sequence includes:
- the LOC122583429 gene encoding F-box/FBD/LRR-repeat protein At2g04230-like — protein MTANTTKRGFRNPAEEDRISNLPENLIDSILEKLPVQDAIRTNILSKYWRYKWTTMTKLVLDKQFSEKFTKNGAFDPNGFITITNQILNLHKGAILTLNLHVPDMLLGSFQEVDQWILHLSRNGVRELVLTNSNRRYHLPSYMYLCTELRNLQLEKCILKPPPEFQGFIFMEDLFLTEVDFGDKLYKTMITLPQVKNLTVHKCINIHSFNIKSPILQNLIEGKPVNRSLDRSYPSFVYCCLNLRKLHLQTPCILNSPLDLQRYLYLKALSLSNVEFGATLYGKLVNLPQLKTLTLIRCRNVHNFNLQASNLRYLTIFTLPDATLLQLSHNIKLGDLDQLQGLLWMLQNSLNLERLSVLKLQLGLPGMNLDEQPAISYLEAAGCSIQTFNQLKIVEILSIEGSI, from the exons ATGACAGCTAACACTACTAAGAGGGGGTTTAGAAATCCTGCAGAAGAAGATAGAATCAGTAACCTGCCAGAGAACTTGATTGACTCCATCCTGGAGAAGCTTCCGGTTCAAGATGCGATAAGGACAAACATTCTATCAAAATACTGGAGATACAAATGGACCACAATGACAAAACTGGTTCTTGATAAGCAATTTTCCGAAAAGTTCACCAAAAATGGAGCTTTTGATCCTAATGGGTTTATAACAATCACAAACCAAATCTTGAACCTTCATAAAGGTGCTATCTTGACGTTAAATCTCCATGTACCCGATATGCTTCTTGGTAGCTTCCAAGAAGTTGATCAATGGATTTTACATCTGTCAAGAAACGGTGTAAGGGAACTCGTTCTTACTAATTCAAATCGACGGTATCACCTTCCATCTTATATGTATTTGTGTACAGAATTGAGGAACTTACAACTTGAGAAGTGTATCTTAAAGCCGCCACCTGAGTTTCAAGGATTTATTTTTATGGAAGATCTATTTCTTACAGAAGTTGATTTTGGGGACAAGTTATATAAAACTATGATCACCTTACCACAAGTTAAAAATCTGACCGTTCATAAATGCATCAATATTCACAGTTTCAACATCAAGTCTCCCATACTACAAAATTTGATTGAAGGAAAACCCGTCAATAGAAGTTTAGATCGAAGTTATCCATCTTTTGTGTATTGTTGTCTAAATTTGAGGAAGCTGCATCTCCAAACACCCTGTATCTTAAATTCACCTCTTGATTTACAAAGATATCTCTATCTCAAAGCTCTTAGTCTCTCCAATGTTGAATTCGGAGCAACCTTGTATGGAAAACTCGTTAACTTACCACAGCTTAAAACTTTGACGTTGATTAGATGCAGAAATGTACACAATTTCAATCTCCAGGCTTCAAATTTGCGATATTTGACTATTTTCACTCTCCCTGATGCCACATTGCTTCAGTTGTCGCACA ATATTAAATTAGGTGATTTGGATCAACTTCAAGGTTTACTGTGGATGCTTCAGAACTCACTCAATCTAGAACGACTTTCTGTGCTGAAATTGCAGTTG GGGCTTCCGGGCATGAATTTGGATGAGCAACCAGCAATAAGTTATTTGGAAGCCGCAGGCTGTTCGATTCAGACATTCAACCAGTTGAAAATTGTAGAAATTCTATCAATAGAAGGATCAATATGA